The Geobacter metallireducens GS-15 region CATTCGTGCATCCTTTCCCTTGAGTGGCGAAATGTTAACTGTGGTATTTTTAGTTAACAGTGTAAATATTTGTGCCAAAAAAATTTTTCACGCTGAAACCGGCGAGCAGCCCGTCCACCAGCGTCTCTGCCTGGAGGACGGCGTCCACCATGGGGAAATCGGCGGAGTAAATTCGCGATGTCACGACTCCGTGGGCCGCGACCCATACTGTCTGCGCGAGGAGGTCCGCGTCCATGGGGCGAAGCATGCCGGCCGCCATGGTCTCTTCTACGGTCCGGAGGATATGAAAGTAGGTGCGCCGTCCCATGCTGTCCTTTTGCAGGAATTCCGTGGGCGACCCATAGACGACGGGACTCGTGAAAAAGGCGACCTTGTAGTGGCCGGGATTCGCCAGCCCGAACTCGATATACCTCAGGAGGCAAAGACGCAACACCTGCCGCGGGTCGTTCTCTCCCCGCGAGATGTCCTGGTAGCTCTGGAACAGCTTGGCGAAAAGCTCTTCGCAGAGAGAATAGAGGAGATCATCCTTGTCGCGGAAATAGAGGTAGATGGTTGTGGGAGAGTGCTCGATTTTGGCCGCAAGCTTACGCATGGAGAACCGCTCGTACCCGATCTGGGAGAAAAGCTCCCTGGATGCGTCGAGAATCTCCTGGCGGAACTGCGCCTTGTGTTTTTGTCTGCGTTCGCGCAATGTCATAATGCTTAACAGTGTTAACTGAATTTTTTCACAGATTAGTGAATCGGGATCATGCTGTCAAGCCTTGATTGGAAGGCGGGGAGCGGCGGAGGCTGCGCGGCCCTGGCAAACGTGTCGTCTGGCCCTTGGCGGGTAGGAGCCTTATTCCCGCACCTCCAGCCTGTTCACCACCCGGTCGACCCCGAAGACGTACCACGCATCGGCCTCGGCCATCTCTTTCTCTTTCGGTTTGGGCACCACCCCCTCCAGGGTGACGACGCAGTCGCGGCAGCTTACCCGGATCTGGGATGCGTTGACGAAGGGATCCTTCTCCAGGACAAGACGGACAGCGTCGATTACCTCGTCGCCGTTGTCCTCTTCGGGTGGAGAGACCTCCAGCCCATTCACCACGTCGCGGCTTCCCGGCACCCACCACGCCAGGACCCCGGCCAGGCGCTTGTGGGAGAGGCTGCCGACGGTGCCGTTCAGGGTGACAATGCCATCGGCCACCTCCACCTCCATGACCCCGGTCGGCTCCCGCGGGGCACTGCGCACCGTCTCCCAGGCGCCGAAGGAAAAGGCGCGGATGGCGTAGTCGGCGAAGGCCGGCTCCTGGACGAAGGCGTCGCAGACGTGGTTGCGGATATCCTCGTCCTCCATGGCCTCGGCAGGCTCCACCCGTAGCCGGTCCACGATCCCTGCCACGCCCGGCTCCGCGGCGGCCAGTTCCAGGGCGAGCTTTTTGGCCGCCACGCTCTCCGTCACCCCCTCAAGGGTCAATATCCCGTCGTCGATCTCCATCTGGAGGGGGTAGGCGTGGAGATTGATCCGGGGCTCCCGTTCAAAGGCGGCTTCTATTCGTCTCAGCATCCCTTCGGTCGGTTTCATGGGGCGTTACCTCCTGTGCGGCCATTACCCGCATCCTTCGTGTTTTTGTTTCCCTACCTAATACCGGTAGCCGAACGTGCGGAAATGGCTCACGGTTCCGTTTTCTCCCGTTACCCGGTCAGACTCCGCCGAGGCGAGAAAGACCGCCAGTCGCGCCACCCGTTCGGGCGGGAGGAGCTCTTTCCGATCCTTCATGGCCGTGAAGTCGGCGAAGACATCGGGACCAAGAACCGCCGGCCCGAGGCCGCGGATATCCTCCTGCATCCGGGTGTCCATCACCGCCGGGTCGAGGCCGTTCACCTGGATGTTGTGGACCTTCAACTCCTCGGCCAGGTAGCGCGTCATGTGGATGAGCCCCGCCTTGGCGATGGCATAGGCCCCGAAGGGTGAGATGACGATTTCGCCCAGCCCCGAGATGACGTTGATGATTTTCCCCCGCTTCTGGCGGATCATGTGGGGGATGACCTCCCGGGCAAAGAGCCAGGGGCCGGTCAGGTTGACGGCCATGGCGTACGCCCACTCCTCCGGGGCCAGCTGATGGAGGGCGCGGACCGGGCCGATGACTGCCGCATTGTTCATGAGGATGTCGACCGATTCGAACGTCTCGACCGCGGTCCCTACCACCCGCCGGACGTCCGCGGGGTTCGCCACGTCACCCTCCTGGATCACCACCGTTCCCCCCGCTTCCATGACGAGCGTCGCGGTCTCCTCCAGTTCCTTGGGGGTTCTGCTCAAGATCACCAGATCAGCCCCCTCACGCGCCAGCGCCATGGCGGAAGCGCGGCCGAGACCTCGGCCGGCGCCGGTTACGATCGCTGTCTTTCCCTTGAGACTCATCGCCACCTCCCTGCAGCCGTGACCGACAGCGGATCGCTTCCGGTCGTTTTTTACCATTTTACCCGATTTCGCCAATAATTCCCGGGCGCACAGAGGAATGAAGTTCCTGAAAGGTTGGCAAGGCCTGTAGCTGCACCACTTCCTGTATTTTGCTCAGTAAGTGCTGGACAGTTGACTTTCACCCCCTGTTGAGTGAATAAAGTGGAGAACAATTGACTCTGCACTAAAACTAATGGTTAAGGAACCTCCCCATGCCTACCTACATCGAACCCGTCTTCCGCCCACCCAGCGAGGCCCGCAGCCTGATCTTCCAGATCACCATCGGCTGCTCCCAGAACCACTGCGCCTACTGCGGCATGTACAAGATGAAGCGCTTTGCTCTGAAGCCGGTGGAGGAGGTTTTCGCCGAGATCGACGGCATCCCGGGCCGGTACCGTCTCCATGTGGATAGGGTCTTTTTGGCCGACGGCGATGCCCTGGTTTACCCCTTCGAGGGGCTCTGCGCCATCCTCGACCGGCTCGCCGCCACGTTCCCGAACCTCACGCGGGTCGGCTCCTACGCCTCGCCCAACAGTCTCACCACCAAGAGTGTGGATGAGTTGCGGATGCTACGGGAGAAGCGGTTGCGGATCGTCTACTTCGGGCTGGAGTCGGGGGATGACGCGACGCTTGCGGCGGTGAACAAGGGATTTACGGCGGAGAAGATGGCGCAGGAGGCCCTAAAGGCCCGGGAAGCGGGGATGAAGCTGTCGGTTACTGCCATCCTGGGGGTGGCGGGCCGGGGGCGGAGTCTCGATCATGCGCGGGGCACGGCCGCCTGGGTGAACCGGGTGAATCCCGAGTTCTTCTCGCTCCTCACCCTTTTCCGCCGCCACAACGAGGAGTTCGTCGACACCCTGGACCAGTGCACCCGCCGGGAGCTGCTGGCCGAGGCGAAGGAGCTGCTGGCGCACCTCTCCCCCCAGCGAACCATTCTCCGTTCCAACCACGTCTCCAATTTCCTGGAGCTGGCCGGGAGCTATCCCAAGGACCGGGAGCGGCTCATCGCTTCCGTTGAGGAAGCGGTTGCCCATCTTGAGGGGATTCCGGGATATCTGGACGAGGTGCCGGAGTATGGGGAGGAGTATTACTGAGGCAAGGGGTCAGGCGATTCTTATTCTTGCGATACCTATCGGCTTCGGTATAATCACAGCGTTCCAACATCCATAGGTAGTGGGATTTCTTTATGGCGATACGGCAGGAACAGTACGAAAAAATCAAGGAACTGGCTCAGTCGTACGGTGCCACGCGCATTATCCTTTTCCGCAGTGCTGTCGACAACCCAGAAGCTGCCCGGGATATCGATATCGCCTGCGACGGGGTGCGAGGCTGGAAGCTGTATGAGCTTGCAGCCCGCCTTGAAGAGGAACTCCACACGCCGTTTGATGTCGTACCGTTGACCCCCCCGACGCGGTTTACCGAGCTCGTTGAGAAAAGAGGGCGTGTACTGCTGTGACTGCCGATGAACTGCGGGGAGAGATCAGTATAGGGCTGGAAGGGAGCCTACTGTTCGTGAGAAGACAGCCGCCGCAGCTTTTCTTGCCCAGTTTTATGGAGGGGTCGAGAACATACTCAAGCGCATCAGCAGATTCCACGGGATGGAGTTGCCCTCAGGCGCCACCTGGCACTCTGAATTGTTCAGGCGGTTTTGTTCTCCTTCGCTAATTCCCTTGCCGGTTCTTTTCGACGACGCACAGGCGCTGGCACTGGCTCCCTATCGCAAGTTCAGGCATTTTGTGTATCACAGTTACGGATTTCAGGCTGACTGGGAGCGGATGGCCGAAGGCATCGACAATCTCGGTGGTGCGCTTGGTGCCTTCAAGTCTCGCCTGGATCTCTATCTGAACACCCTCTCATAATCCTGCCGGCAGCGTGATTCTCCTCCGTCCTCCGTCAAAACCTTGACCGATACATTTCAAAATGCCGTACTTATGACCTGCTATGTCTCTTATCGGCATGGCTGCGCAATTCTTTAGGCCTTTCCCGCCCGCCACGGACAATACGTTCTCCACGTTTTTCCCCTCATCTCCTTTTTCCATCTGGCACAACGGTTGCAGAATTATGGGTGCGCCCGAAAAGGGCTTGAATTTTCAAGGAGATTTTACCCTATGGCACACCCGGCGGCCGGAGTTGTGGATCTTCAGCCAGCAAAAAGCAACTCGGACATCTACATGGCCGTGGCGCTCATCGGCGTCCTGGCCCTCATGATCGTGCCGCTGCCGGCGATCCTGCTCGATATCTTTCTCGCCGCCAACATCACCATCGCCCTGGCGATCCTCCTGGTGGCCCTCTACACCCAGCAGCCCCTGGATTTCTCCGTCTTCCCGTCGGTACTCCTCGTCACTACCCTCTACCGCCTCGCCCTGAACGTTGCCGGTACGCGGCTCATCCTCCTCCACGGCAACGAGGGGACCGACGCGGCCGGGCACGTGATCAAGGCCTTCGGCCAGTTCGTGGTGGGCGGAAACTTCGTGGTGGGGGCGGTCATCTTCCTGATCCTCGTCATCATCAACTTCACGGTCATCACCAAGGGCGCCGGCCGGGTGGCCGAGGTGGCGGCCCGCTTCACCCTGGACGCCATGCCCGGCAAGCAGATGGCCATCGACGCCGACCTCTCCTCGGGACTCATCAACGAGAAGGAGGCCCGCCGCCGCCGGTCGCGGGTATCGCGGGAGGCCGACTTCTACGGCTCCATGGACGGTGCCAGCAAGTTCGTGCGGGGGGACGCCATCGCCGGCATCCTCATCATGCTGGTGAACATCATCGGCGGGTTTGTCATCGGCGTCTGGCAGAACGGGATGCCCCTCGAAACGGCCCTGTCAAATTATACGCTCCTGACCATCGGTGAGGGGCTCGTGGCCCAGATCCCGGCCCTCATCATCTCCACCGCCGCCGGCATCATCGTGACCCGCTCGGCCGACGAGAAGAATTTCGGCCACGAAATCACCGGTCAGTTCCTCAACTATCCCAAGGCCTTCTACGTCTCCTCTGGGGTCCTCTTCGCCTTCGGCCTCATTCCGGGGCTTCCCCACTTCGCCTTCTTCCTCCTCTCGGGACTGGCCTACATGGGGGGGCGCATGGCCAAGGAGGCTCCCCAGGTGATGGAGGAGGAACTGGCGGCCCTTCCTGCCGCAGCCGAGGCTGGAGAGGGAGAGCAGGCGGCTATCCGCCCTCTGGACATGCTGGAGCTTGAGGTGGGATACGGGCTGGTTCCCATGGTGGATGCGGCCCAGGAGGGTGAACTCCTGGAACGGATCCGCTCCATCCGCCGCCAGTACGCCCAGAAGATGGGGTTTGTGGTGCCGCCGATCCATATCCACGACAACCTGCAGCTGAAGCCCCACGAGTACAACGTCCTCATCAAGGGGGCCAAGGTGGGTGGTGGCGAGCTGGCCGGCCAGTACCTGGCCATGGATTCCGGCGCCGTTGCCGCCCAGGTGGAAGGGGTGCGGACCACGGAGCCGGTCTTTGGCCTGCCGGCCATCTGGATCAGGCCCGAGGTGAAGGAGCAGGCCCAACTCTACGGCTACACCGTGGTGGACAGCACCACGATCATCGCCACCCATATCAGCGAGATCATCAAGAAACATGCCCACGAGATGGTGGGGCGCCAGGAGCTCCAGCAGCTCCTGGACAACCTCTCCTCCAGCTTCCCCAAGGTGGTGGACGAACTGGTGCCGAACCTCCTCAACCTGGGAACGGTGCTCCGGGTCATCAAGAACCTCCTTCGCGAGGGAGTCTCCATCCGGGATCTGCGGACGATCCTGGAGACCCTGGCCGACTACGGCGGGCTCACCAAGGACCCGGAGATGCTCACCGAGTTCACCCGCCAGGCCCTGGGGCGCTACATCGTCGACCAGTACAAGCGGGACGACGAGACCCTCTGCATCATCAGTCTCGACCGCCGGGTGGAGGAGGTCGTGGCCGAAGGAATTCAGCCGTCGGAGCAGGGGAGCTACCTGGCCATCGAGCCGAACACGGCCCAGGTGATCCTCTCCGGCATCCGGCAGGAGATCGAGAAGTTCAACCAGGCGGGGACCAACCCGACGCTTCTGGCGTCACCGTCCATCCGGCGGCACGTGAAGAAGCTCACCGAGCGGTTCGTCCCGAACCTGG contains the following coding sequences:
- a CDS encoding TetR/AcrR family transcriptional regulator, which produces MTLRERRQKHKAQFRQEILDASRELFSQIGYERFSMRKLAAKIEHSPTTIYLYFRDKDDLLYSLCEELFAKLFQSYQDISRGENDPRQVLRLCLLRYIEFGLANPGHYKVAFFTSPVVYGSPTEFLQKDSMGRRTYFHILRTVEETMAAGMLRPMDADLLAQTVWVAAHGVVTSRIYSADFPMVDAVLQAETLVDGLLAGFSVKNFFGTNIYTVN
- a CDS encoding BON domain-containing protein; this translates as MKPTEGMLRRIEAAFEREPRINLHAYPLQMEIDDGILTLEGVTESVAAKKLALELAAAEPGVAGIVDRLRVEPAEAMEDEDIRNHVCDAFVQEPAFADYAIRAFSFGAWETVRSAPREPTGVMEVEVADGIVTLNGTVGSLSHKRLAGVLAWWVPGSRDVVNGLEVSPPEEDNGDEVIDAVRLVLEKDPFVNASQIRVSCRDCVVTLEGVVPKPKEKEMAEADAWYVFGVDRVVNRLEVRE
- a CDS encoding SDR family NAD(P)-dependent oxidoreductase → MSLKGKTAIVTGAGRGLGRASAMALAREGADLVILSRTPKELEETATLVMEAGGTVVIQEGDVANPADVRRVVGTAVETFESVDILMNNAAVIGPVRALHQLAPEEWAYAMAVNLTGPWLFAREVIPHMIRQKRGKIINVISGLGEIVISPFGAYAIAKAGLIHMTRYLAEELKVHNIQVNGLDPAVMDTRMQEDIRGLGPAVLGPDVFADFTAMKDRKELLPPERVARLAVFLASAESDRVTGENGTVSHFRTFGYRY
- a CDS encoding radical SAM protein, which produces MPTYIEPVFRPPSEARSLIFQITIGCSQNHCAYCGMYKMKRFALKPVEEVFAEIDGIPGRYRLHVDRVFLADGDALVYPFEGLCAILDRLAATFPNLTRVGSYASPNSLTTKSVDELRMLREKRLRIVYFGLESGDDATLAAVNKGFTAEKMAQEALKAREAGMKLSVTAILGVAGRGRSLDHARGTAAWVNRVNPEFFSLLTLFRRHNEEFVDTLDQCTRRELLAEAKELLAHLSPQRTILRSNHVSNFLELAGSYPKDRERLIASVEEAVAHLEGIPGYLDEVPEYGEEYY
- a CDS encoding nucleotidyltransferase family protein, coding for MAIRQEQYEKIKELAQSYGATRIILFRSAVDNPEAARDIDIACDGVRGWKLYELAARLEEELHTPFDVVPLTPPTRFTELVEKRGRVLL
- the flhA gene encoding flagellar biosynthesis protein FlhA, giving the protein MAHPAAGVVDLQPAKSNSDIYMAVALIGVLALMIVPLPAILLDIFLAANITIALAILLVALYTQQPLDFSVFPSVLLVTTLYRLALNVAGTRLILLHGNEGTDAAGHVIKAFGQFVVGGNFVVGAVIFLILVIINFTVITKGAGRVAEVAARFTLDAMPGKQMAIDADLSSGLINEKEARRRRSRVSREADFYGSMDGASKFVRGDAIAGILIMLVNIIGGFVIGVWQNGMPLETALSNYTLLTIGEGLVAQIPALIISTAAGIIVTRSADEKNFGHEITGQFLNYPKAFYVSSGVLFAFGLIPGLPHFAFFLLSGLAYMGGRMAKEAPQVMEEELAALPAAAEAGEGEQAAIRPLDMLELEVGYGLVPMVDAAQEGELLERIRSIRRQYAQKMGFVVPPIHIHDNLQLKPHEYNVLIKGAKVGGGELAGQYLAMDSGAVAAQVEGVRTTEPVFGLPAIWIRPEVKEQAQLYGYTVVDSTTIIATHISEIIKKHAHEMVGRQELQQLLDNLSSSFPKVVDELVPNLLNLGTVLRVIKNLLREGVSIRDLRTILETLADYGGLTKDPEMLTEFTRQALGRYIVDQYKRDDETLCIISLDRRVEEVVAEGIQPSEQGSYLAIEPNTAQVILSGIRQEIEKFNQAGTNPTLLASPSIRRHVKKLTERFVPNLAVLSHNEIPSNVKIQSLGVVTLNAG